In Mytilus edulis chromosome 7, xbMytEdul2.2, whole genome shotgun sequence, a single genomic region encodes these proteins:
- the LOC139481411 gene encoding uncharacterized protein: MLNLFCTILLIVPHILKGQENIKDGKITGSLQITCPKISCELHHFPQEHCKVQTFIMYHGVKCPSCVEDICHGSQVVADSLIGDVTQVNINTVDNTNANTGKLQKKWNKPSYINRLGSIFGKNPSVESLRHSLEPGNERTRNNQQMQGQSLVPVNSKGMDTLQPKPHIKCPEIECHHHHQPKAHCMVDSYFIYHDEKCKGCIEDICLGSHIVDENLIGKNKSQNLSKPETLHLTNQGVGNRMTSGNWKSGNSQPSLIERHRHGSNGQTHQEPHHTNHHQEDRISGNWRSGHSQPLVSERHIQNRNGQINQEHLISNQGTRGRILSSDWRSRNPQPLVTERTVQNSNGQLDLPGNPFFSGGAHTNFRNKLLGVQTNEPVNSRQGFGKNSNPNSSVNIPASLPNGQNTKNKEESIVVVDQNQSTFTRKDRGIGRFRGKGRSYLQSLFHPAFTG; this comes from the exons gTCAAGAAAACATTAAAGATGGTAAGATAACAGGTTCGTTACAGATTACATGCCCAAAAATATCTTGTGAACTTCATCACTTTCCACAGGAACACTGCAAAGTTCAGACATTCATTATGTACCATGGTGTTAAGTGTCCGAGTTGTGTAGAGGATATTTGTCATGGTTCACAAGTGGTGGCTGATTCACTGATTGGAGATGTCACTCAAGTAAACATCAACACAGTAGACAACACGAATGCTAACACAGGAAAACTTCAAAAGAAATGGAATAAACCCAGTTATATCAATAGATTAGGTTCTATATTTGGAAAGAATCCTAGTGTTGAAAGTCTGAGACATTCTTTGGAGCCAGGAAATGAAAGAACAAGAAATAATCAGCAAATGCAAGGGCAAAGCTTAGTGCCTGTGAATTCAAAAG GTATGGACACGTTACAACCAAAGCCACACATTAAATGTCCGGAAATAGAATGTCATCATCACCATCAGCCCAAAGCTCACTGCATGGTTGATTCGTACTTTATATACCATGATGAAAAGTGTAAAGGATGTATCGAGGATATTTGCCTCGGTTCACATATTGTGGATGAGAACTTGATAGgtaaaaataaaagtcaaaatttatcaaaacctgAAACACTACATCTTACGAATCAAGGAGTTGGAAACAGAATGACATCTGGAAATTGGAAATCAGGAAACTCACAGCCTTCATTGATAGAAAGACACAGGCATGGCAGTAATGGACAAACACACCAAGAACCACATCATACTAACCATCATCAAGAAGACAGAATATCTGGAAATTGGAGATCAGGACACTCCCAGCCTCTAGTGTCTGAGAGACATATTCAAAATCGAAACGGACAAATAAATCAGGAACATTTGATCTCCAACCAAGGAACTAGAGGCAGAATATTGTCCAGTGATTGGAGATCACGAAACCCTCAGCCTCTTGTGACAGAGAGAACTGTCCAAAACAGTAATGGACAATTAGATTTGCCTGGAAATCCATTTTTCAGCGGAGGAGCACATACTAACTTTAGAAATAAACTCCTTGGTGTACAAACAAATGAACCTGTCAATTCAAGACAAGGATTTGGTAAAAACTCGAATCCTAATTCATCTGTAAATATTCCAGCAAGTTTACCAAACggacaaaatacaaaaaataaggaAGAAAGCATAGTTGTTGTAGACCAAAATCAATCTACCTTCACCAGAAAGGATCGGGGGATAGGGAGATTTAGAGGCAAGGGGAGATCATATCTACAAAGCTTGTTTCACCCGGCATTTACTGGTTAA
- the LOC139483114 gene encoding uncharacterized protein — protein sequence MSGHQFISNEKITGSLQITCPEISCELHHFPQEHCKVQTFFMYHGASCQSCVEDICHGSQVVPASLIGNTSQVQNLQKTDNSNEVTPNQKQTLRVVNYINKLWTLFGNNLRKAFKSGYSRTRRNQRMQGYGIVPVYAKGINTLKPKLHIKCPEIECHNHHQPKAHCMVHSYFIYHGRKCNGCIEDICLGSHTVVDFLIGKNDSKYAPSPEKLPLRDQGIGNRVIAGEWKPGHSQLPLLENHKHSSNEQITQESHQEFTDRIYGNWRPGPSQPPLHVIHIQNINRKINPETIFPDKHQEARGRLFSGVWRSRNPQPIVVEIGVQKSKEQLEWSRNPNFNRIENNIRNIDSQWNHKNKNGVQTNAHINSRHNSGRNWNPNSFTKVQTTLQNKKTSKTNKEGNIGVEQKQSSLTRKDGAIWQIRAKGKSFLQSLFHPAFFS from the exons ATGTCTG GTCATCAATTCATCAGCAATGAAAAGATAACAGGTTCGTTACAGATTACATGCCCAGAAATATCTTGCGAACTTCATCATTTTCCACAAGAACACTGCAAAGTCCAGACATTCTTTATGTACCATGGTGCATCGTGCCAGAGTTGTGTAGAGGACATTTGTCATGGTTCACAAGTGGTGCCTGCTTCCCTAATTGGGAATACTTCTCAAGTGCAAAACCTCCAAAAAACAGACAATTCAAATGAAGTCACTCCAAACCAAAAACAGACATTGCGTGTAGTCAATTATATCAATAAATTATGGACTTTGTTTGGAAACAATCTGAGAAAAGCGTTTAAATCAGGATATTCAAGGACGAGACGTAACCAACGAATGCAAGGATACGGAATAGTGCCTGTTTATGCAAAAG GTATAAACACCTTAAAACCAAAGTTACATATTAAATGTCCAGAAATAGAATGCCATAATCATCACCAGCCTAAAGCTCACTGCATGGTTCATTCGTACTTTATTTACCATGGAAGAAAGTGTAACGGATGTATAGAGGATATATGTCTTGGTTCTCATACTGTGGTCGATTTCTTAATAGGCAAAAATGATAGTAAATATGCACCAAGTCCAGAAAAACTACCTCTAAGAGATCAGGGAATCGGAAACAGAGTGATAGCTGGAGAATGGAAACCAGGACATTCTCAGCTTCCATTGCTAGAGAATCACAAACATAGCAGTAATGAACAAATAACTCAAGAATCTCATCAAGAATTTACAGACAGAATATATGGTAATTGGAGACCAGGACCCTCTCAACCTCCATTGCATGTAATACACATCCagaatataaatagaaaaataaatcctgaaaccatTTTCCCCGACAAACACCAGGAGGCTAGAGGTAGACTTTTCTCTGGTGTTTGGAGATCAAGAAACCCCCAGCCTATTGTGGTGGAGATAGGTGTTCAAAAGAGTAAAGAACAATTAGAATGGTCAAGAAATCCAAATTTCAACAGAATTGAAAATAACATTAGAAATATTGATTCACAGTGGAATCACAAAAACAAGAATGGTGTACAAACGAATGCACATATCAATTCAAGACATAACTCCGGCAGGAATTGGAATCCAAATTCATTTACAAAAGTGCAAAcaactttacaaaataaaaaaacttctAAAACCAATAAAGAAGGCAATATTGGTGTGGAACAAAAACAATCGTCTTTAACCAGAAAAGATGGGGCAATATGGCAGATTAGAGCCAAAGGCAAATCATTTCTACAAAGCTTGTTTCATCCAGCATTCTTTAGTTAA